ttaataataacaagctTTTAATGATCAGAATTCAACTTTACTAATacagttaaattattatcctttccTATTCTTCATTACCttaaaacaaattgaaaacaCTTGCTTTGTAATCCAGTAGTATCTTTAAGCCAATATGCACCTAAATCACCCACAACACCTCAAAGGCGCTTATTGTCATGTCCACAGCCAATCTCACCTGCTATAGCGTGTCATCCTAAAAGTGTTTGTCCTTCACCAACTCCAATGTTTCAACAACTTTACCATGCAGTTGCATACTGGGAAAAACAGTTTCGCGATAACTCTCCTACACCTACTACAGATCCAGAGATTATTGTGTCTTCAGTTTCTATCGATGAACCAGATGGTGGGGGTACTCATCCTAGCATGTCTGGTTTTTCATCTTCTGCTTCTGCACCTGCTCCATCAATTTCCTCTGCTCGTCGCATGACTGTTCCTTCTGTACATGTCCTAGAATACAAGACCCATGAGGTAGTAACGCTAGAACCTGTATACGCCTCACATACAGACCTGGATGATATCAGCCAGCCAGAAAATGGAGTCGCAGCCGATGCCGAAATCAGTGCTTCGGATAGTGAATCTGAGGGTTCTGCAAAAGAAGATCCATTGGACACAATTAATGAAACTCCATATGTATCTAATGAAAGTGAAGTTCTTGGATCAGTAAGTatttaagtatttatttttgacactttaatattaaaataatcgatttgtctcaatttttatttaaattatctcaGGCTGGAGAAGTAGTAACAGTATTGCAGGAAGaacaaaaatcattaatatggTTTTTAATGAAACAAGCACGACCTGGAATGGATCTATCTAAAGTAGTATTACCTACTTTTATATTAGAACCTCGATCtttcttagaaaaattagCTGACTCTTATTATCATGCTGATCTTTTATCAGAGTAAGCAAAACTTCAAcaaaataactatatattattatttattatatttgttacataatatatatttatttttatagagcAGTAATAGAAGATGATGCATTTACACGTATGAAAGCAGTTGTAAAATGGTATTTATCtggtttttataaaaaacCTCAAGGACTGAAAAAACCATACAATCCACTTTTAGGTGAAACATTTCGTTGTTATTGGCAACATCCTAATGGTTCAAGAACATTCTATTTAGCAGAACAAGTAATAagcattattttttgtaactttttaCTATTCTATTAATGCAGtctattattgttttaagTAATGCAATCTATTGCAATTTCAACCTAACGTAggttcaatatttatatacaatttattaaaatctttcaatatctttttgtAGTTGTCTCATCATCCGCCTATATCAGGATTTTATGTAACAAATCGTCAAGATGGATATACGATTAGTGCTACAATTATTGCTAAATCTAAATTTTatggtaattatttttttaatagaaagtttaaaattataaacaaaatattataattattattaatatcatacaCTGTAATATTTCAGGTAATTCAACATCAGCAATTTTAGATGGTGTTGCAATATTAACGATGTTACCCAGAGGTGAAGATTATACAATGACAATTCCTTATGCACATTGTAAAGGTATTCTTGTGGGAACATTATCTATGGAACTTGGTGGAAAAATAGATATTGAATGTGAGAAAACTCGTTACCATACTGAATTAGAATTTAAACTTAAGGTAAAATTTATActgtagataaatatatactatataatatatatatatagtatatataatatatataaatatatatatatatatatatatatatatatatatatatatatatatatatatatatatatatatgagcttTTAACTCCATGTTAAAagcattaaataaattaaatctcttgtgctttaatattatatattataattcaatgttttgtttatatgcaattattataaatattttcatattgtaTCATTAGCCGTTTCTTGGAGGAGCAGAACAGATGAATCAAGTAGTAGGAAGAATACGTTTAGGAAAAGAGACCCTTGCTACTATTTCAGGATATTGGGATGGACAAATTATGATTACTGATAAACGAACTGGAGTAAGTtccaaatttattattattagaaaagtaaatacagcaaattttgttaatattaaatggtATCTTATTTTACAGCAAGAAAGtgtattttttaatccaaCTTCAGAGGTACGTAAAAGAAGATTGAAGAAATATACTGTGCCTCTTGAATATCAAGGTCCATGGGAAAGTGAAAAATTATGGCTTGCTGTTACACAAGCAATCAATCGAGATGATCAATTTGCTGCTACCGAAGCAAAAACTCAACTAGAGGAAGCTCAAAGAGAACGAGCGAAAGAACGCAAAAGTACTGGTCAAGAATGGGTTCCTAAGTATTTTGTACAGGTAATCACATggtcatatttatatattcttacacaaaaattaaaataattaataagccATTCGTAAACTGTTctcaacaaaatatatattttttgtcaaCAGGATATTATAACAGGTAATTGGGTTTATAGACATGCAGATGCTCGGCCATGGG
This Vespa velutina chromosome 10, iVesVel2.1, whole genome shotgun sequence DNA region includes the following protein-coding sequences:
- the LOC124952572 gene encoding oxysterol-binding protein-related protein 8 isoform X2, whose translation is MSSQPIVVPGGDHRIQSDAHSVPAGCTSDTFKTMTPPNVSRSLSNQPVDQQLRPSSVHVQPMPLTKLPSTESLTTSVTITTGPVPVSPGLSMTGESSQKTDNTSDKSMDSCKLTRKESYKAQRKNYRMEKKRVANELLSSFKDPTVIVMSDWLKVRGTLKSWTKLWCILKPGLLLLYKSPKIKSNHWVGTVLLNTCQVIERPSKKDGFCFKLFHPLEQSIWAPRGPENEAIGAVVQPLPTSYLIFRAPSQAAGKCWLDALELSLRCSSLIVRSTSALPRSLHHDATTTHETQWSEADYEKHFDEHVSLSQYAPKSPTTPQRRLLSCPQPISPAIACHPKSVCPSPTPMFQQLYHAVAYWEKQFRDNSPTPTTDPEIIVSSVSIDEPDGGGTHPSMSGFSSSASAPAPSISSARRMTVPSVHVLEYKTHEVVTLEPVYASHTDLDDISQPENGVAADAEISASDSESEGSAKEDPLDTINETPYVSNESEVLGSAGEVVTVLQEEQKSLIWFLMKQARPGMDLSKVVLPTFILEPRSFLEKLADSYYHADLLSEAVIEDDAFTRMKAVVKWYLSGFYKKPQGLKKPYNPLLGETFRCYWQHPNGSRTFYLAEQLSHHPPISGFYVTNRQDGYTISATIIAKSKFYGNSTSAILDGVAILTMLPRGEDYTMTIPYAHCKGILVGTLSMELGGKIDIECEKTRYHTELEFKLKPFLGGAEQMNQVVGRIRLGKETLATISGYWDGQIMITDKRTGQESVFFNPTSEVRKRRLKKYTVPLEYQGPWESEKLWLAVTQAINRDDQFAATEAKTQLEEAQRERAKERKSTGQEWVPKYFVQDIITGNWVYRHADARPWDPRNDVIQYEHDYIIRTKTRHKTPIMRTGSIVSTDPQTQMPLLQAESRSSLSVLKSSKRQLSNNLPLTETAHDSGSSSAELHSDSSQSVGKRRRATTRLLDITKDIDNQLSEYGEKLNRIQHLIEQLAVRQRAQIEQQHHINVLKSFLDTILVIVVVFLVQYFMKIWNTGPNTS
- the LOC124952572 gene encoding oxysterol-binding protein-related protein 8 isoform X1, with the protein product MSSQPIVVPGGDHRIQSDAHSVPAGCTSDTFKTMTPPNVSRSLSNQPKYIEPVDQQLRPSSVHVQPMPLTKLPSTESLTTSVTITTGPVPVSPGLSMTGESSQKTDNTSDKSMDSCKLTRKESYKAQRKNYRMEKKRVANELLSSFKDPTVIVMSDWLKVRGTLKSWTKLWCILKPGLLLLYKSPKIKSNHWVGTVLLNTCQVIERPSKKDGFCFKLFHPLEQSIWAPRGPENEAIGAVVQPLPTSYLIFRAPSQAAGKCWLDALELSLRCSSLIVRSTSALPRSLHHDATTTHETQWSEADYEKHFDEHVSLSQYAPKSPTTPQRRLLSCPQPISPAIACHPKSVCPSPTPMFQQLYHAVAYWEKQFRDNSPTPTTDPEIIVSSVSIDEPDGGGTHPSMSGFSSSASAPAPSISSARRMTVPSVHVLEYKTHEVVTLEPVYASHTDLDDISQPENGVAADAEISASDSESEGSAKEDPLDTINETPYVSNESEVLGSAGEVVTVLQEEQKSLIWFLMKQARPGMDLSKVVLPTFILEPRSFLEKLADSYYHADLLSEAVIEDDAFTRMKAVVKWYLSGFYKKPQGLKKPYNPLLGETFRCYWQHPNGSRTFYLAEQLSHHPPISGFYVTNRQDGYTISATIIAKSKFYGNSTSAILDGVAILTMLPRGEDYTMTIPYAHCKGILVGTLSMELGGKIDIECEKTRYHTELEFKLKPFLGGAEQMNQVVGRIRLGKETLATISGYWDGQIMITDKRTGQESVFFNPTSEVRKRRLKKYTVPLEYQGPWESEKLWLAVTQAINRDDQFAATEAKTQLEEAQRERAKERKSTGQEWVPKYFVQDIITGNWVYRHADARPWDPRNDVIQYEHDYIIRTKTRHKTPIMRTGSIVSTDPQTQMPLLQAESRSSLSVLKSSKRQLSNNLPLTETAHDSGSSSAELHSDSSQSVGKRRRATTRLLDITKDIDNQLSEYGEKLNRIQHLIEQLAVRQRAQIEQQHHINVLKSFLDTILVIVVVFLVQYFMKIWNTGPNTS
- the LOC124952572 gene encoding oxysterol-binding protein-related protein 8 isoform X3, translated to MSSQPIVVPGGDHRIQSDAHSVPAGCTSDTFKTMTPPNVSRSLSNRLSMTGESSQKTDNTSDKSMDSCKLTRKESYKAQRKNYRMEKKRVANELLSSFKDPTVIVMSDWLKVRGTLKSWTKLWCILKPGLLLLYKSPKIKSNHWVGTVLLNTCQVIERPSKKDGFCFKLFHPLEQSIWAPRGPENEAIGAVVQPLPTSYLIFRAPSQAAGKCWLDALELSLRCSSLIVRSTSALPRSLHHDATTTHETQWSEADYEKHFDEHVSLSQYAPKSPTTPQRRLLSCPQPISPAIACHPKSVCPSPTPMFQQLYHAVAYWEKQFRDNSPTPTTDPEIIVSSVSIDEPDGGGTHPSMSGFSSSASAPAPSISSARRMTVPSVHVLEYKTHEVVTLEPVYASHTDLDDISQPENGVAADAEISASDSESEGSAKEDPLDTINETPYVSNESEVLGSAGEVVTVLQEEQKSLIWFLMKQARPGMDLSKVVLPTFILEPRSFLEKLADSYYHADLLSEAVIEDDAFTRMKAVVKWYLSGFYKKPQGLKKPYNPLLGETFRCYWQHPNGSRTFYLAEQLSHHPPISGFYVTNRQDGYTISATIIAKSKFYGNSTSAILDGVAILTMLPRGEDYTMTIPYAHCKGILVGTLSMELGGKIDIECEKTRYHTELEFKLKPFLGGAEQMNQVVGRIRLGKETLATISGYWDGQIMITDKRTGQESVFFNPTSEVRKRRLKKYTVPLEYQGPWESEKLWLAVTQAINRDDQFAATEAKTQLEEAQRERAKERKSTGQEWVPKYFVQDIITGNWVYRHADARPWDPRNDVIQYEHDYIIRTKTRHKTPIMRTGSIVSTDPQTQMPLLQAESRSSLSVLKSSKRQLSNNLPLTETAHDSGSSSAELHSDSSQSVGKRRRATTRLLDITKDIDNQLSEYGEKLNRIQHLIEQLAVRQRAQIEQQHHINVLKSFLDTILVIVVVFLVQYFMKIWNTGPNTS